One window of the Lasioglossum baleicum chromosome 8, iyLasBale1, whole genome shotgun sequence genome contains the following:
- the LOC143211281 gene encoding uncharacterized protein LOC143211281, which produces MECVDSSSNYPRCVYEADSTGMEIDRAPTDKDSFYCTFFRQSKFKPSNAHSLSSDTYTDSDSEPDDPHIVQPIEKSSRKFLRASEQSVIDKNKSRSPKPCDAPRVRFCAPVCTNPAPRKRWIREGTGCGPAKLPRVIKRNTCLKKNCPEIRQHSAMSEKQGPEFARVIPEKFPEPTGDAIRNCESAIEDRIVRNKRLLKSIEEMIRTMNETKMTTESKPCIEPSNKVAKTNLIDEIIDRERGKRFRAIPNDMEQVLVHRPFFQSSKLEKHLDQSMQRAMTKYRTCWKWGEQGSLKE; this is translated from the exons ATGGAGTGCGTAGATTCTTCTTCAAACTACCCAAGGTGTGTTTACGAGGCCGACTCGACAGGCATGGAGATTGATCGCGCTCCCACCGACAAGGACAGCTTCTACTGCACCTTCTTCCGACAATCTAAATTCAAG CCTTCGAACGCACACTCGCTGTCGTCGGACACCTACACGGACTCGGACAGCGAGCCGGATGATCCTCATATCGTTCAACCTATCGAAAAATCGTCGCGCAAGTTCCTGAGAGCTTCCGAACAATCCGTGATCGATAAGAACAAATCTAGGAGTCCGAAACCGTGCGATGCACCAAGAGTAAGGTTCTGTGCACCGGTTTGCACCAATCCCGCACCGAGGAAACGATGGATACGAGAAGGAACCGGATGCGGTCCCGCGAAGCTGCCACGAGTGATCAAGAGGAACACCTGTTTGAAGAAAAATTGTCCGGAGATTAGACAACACAGTGCTATGTCTGAGAAGCAGGGTCCCGAGTTTGCGCGTGTTATTCCAG AAAAGTTCCCTGAACCAACAGGAGATGCAATTAGAAATTGCGAGAGCGCGATCGAAGATAGAATCGTTAGGAACAAACGTTTGTTGAAGTCCATCGAAGAGATGATTCGTACGATGAACGAGACGAAAATGACCACGGAGTCTAAACCGTGCATCGAGCCGAGCAACAAAGTAGCAAAGACGAATCTTATAGATGAGATCATTGATAGAGAGCGAGGCAAACGATTCAGAGCAATTCCAAACGATATGGAACAGGTACTGGTACACAGGCCGTTCTTTCAGAGTTCGAAGTTGGAGAAACATTTGGACCAGTCGATGCAGAGGGCGATGACAAAGTATAGAACCTGTTGGAAATGGGGGGAACAAGGCTCTCTGAAAGAATAG
- the LOC143211265 gene encoding tubulin glycylase 3A-like isoform X1, with protein MNANDEAPSNLELASPEKAEKNETEAVEEDPVEPEPRVVNDSGDATGDKGEETVQIPTELPPTLHERFMRIKEMVKDAIAAHHTFMIYGRARVIRECLLKRGWCEKFFRKNPTADHFTVNSSPVVMLAGIGDLKDHQSERQLISRMLSNHTVDFLWNTGSEWPGWPSQDNKTTIFNRYCRAGFTSKVGLCSNVRQMHWYYEAGVANTLFPRCYNLCQGDQMHAFIEDFRFTACLSLLKWLVDKINAEGENAVRSPTGTVPLKALEFAIKRCSDYISAQSHEDIDQETERVWAHQWDQFISWYYQIVHGQSLFIRNSVPFQKFFLAAKHILKKMRKYCPQMDMDGVMNVWIMKPGNKSRGRGITLLNKLEDVMAKMNPSNKTDTRYVVQKYIERPLLIHSTKFDIRQWFIVTCAQPLTLWIYKESYLRFCSQKFCLTNFHESIHLCNHAIQCKYTNCGDRDPALPSDNMWDATTFKEFLKYDPLRSFEVSKFELAIHRNFDRSQGHDKAWDEMIYPGMKQGLVGSLLASQEAMDRRKNSFELYGADFMVMEDFSVWLIEINSHPDMSYSSKVTTRLCRQVLEDTVKVVIDFREDKNAHTGEFELAYRQRMPSCQPYLGAALSLQGTRITSFEKKSNCCSQESKVSLSSKSPMTCLTKKKSTMHTQIGPVIVDLIEELEIQLDQEFYAYYKVDSPKFRQALPATAVPKPLKTTVLVDKQESTVKSAPTSVRPNAKTKSVVAVQNGRIMEQTSSSQRAPSRTPRKSRAFTGTTNNKIEGSPARQTLISKIMGFQKQPMKLTPKSDKPAKGNQEKMIKSVVRDAIKKYKKSAALAANPSDVPALPSLQSTNKANEVATGKNKNRSVVPKKHVHQRKNKVLTDITDMYAVGLRLTK; from the exons ATGAATGCGAACGATGAGGCGCCGTCGAATCTGGAGCTGGCCAGCCCGGAGAAAGCGGAGAAGAATGAAACGGAGGCCGTAGAGGAGGACCCTGTCGAGCCAGAGCCGAGGGTGGTCAACGATTCCGGCGATGCAACTGGCGATAAAGGGGAAG AGACCGTCCAGATCCCCACAGAGCTGCCGCCGACACTTCACGAGCGCTTCATGCGCATCAAGGAGATGGTTAAGGATGCCATAGCCGCTCACCACACGTTCATGATCTACGGGAGGGCTCGGGTGATCCGTGAGTGCTTGCTGAAGAGGGGCTGGTGCGAGaaattctttcgaaaaaacccCACCG CCGATCATTTCACCGTGAACTCGAGTCCCGTGGTGATGCTGGCCGGTATCGGCGACTTGAAGGACCATCAGAGCGAACGGCAGCTGATCTCGAGGATGCTCAGCAACCACACGGTCGATTTTCTGTGGAACACAGGATCGGAGTGGCCCGGTTGGCCGTCCCAGGACAACAAGACCACCATCTTTAACAGATACTGCCGGGCAGGATTCACGTCGAAG GTCGGCCTGTGCTCGAACGTCAGACAGATGCACTGGTATTACGAGGCCGGGGTTGCCAACACCCTATTCCCCCGCTGCTACAACCTGTGCCAGGGCGACCAGATGCACGCGTTCATCGAGGATTTCCG ATTCACGGCCTGTCTGAGCCTGCTGAAATGGCTGGTGGACAAGATCAACGCGGAAGGCGAGAACGCGGTTCGTTCGCCGACGGGCACGGTGCCATTAAAGGCCCTGGAGTTCGCGATCAAGCGGTGCAGCGATTACATCAGCGCGCAGTCCCACGAGGACATCGATCAGGAGACGGAGAGGGTGTGGGCGCATCAGTGGGACCAGTTTATCAGCTGGTACTATCAGATCGTCCACGGCCAATCGCTTTTCATACGGAACAGCGTGCCATTTCAA AAATTTTTCCTTGCGGCGAAACACATCTTGAAGAAGATGAGGAAGTACTGTCCCCAGATGGACATGGACGGCGTGATGAACGTGTGGATCATGAAGCCGGGGAACAAAAGTCGGGGCCGAGGGATCACGCTGTTGAACAAGCTGGAGGATGTTATGGCCAAGATGAACCCTTCGAACAAAACGGACACGCGCTACGTCGTGCAGAAGTACATCG AACGGCCATTGCTAATTCATAGCACGAAGTTCGACATCAGGCAGTGGTTCATCGTCACCTGCGCTCAACCCCTAACTCTTTGGATATACAA GGAGAGCTATCTGCGGTTCTGCTCGCAGAAATTCTGCCTGACGAACTTCCACGAATCGATCCACCTGTGCAATCACGCGATCCAGTGCAAGTACACGAATTGCGGCGACAGGGATCCTGCGTTGCCCTCGGACAACATGTGGGACGCGACCACCTTCAAAGAGTTCCTCAAGTATGATCCCCTTCGATCGTTCGAGGTTTCCAAATTCGAGTTAGCGATTCATCGAAACTTCGACAGGTCCCAGGGACACGACAAAGCGTGGGACGAGATGATATACCCGGGGATGAAGCAGGGTTTGGTGGGATCTCTGTTGGCCAGTCAGGAAGCAATGGATCGCCGGAAAAACAGCTTCGAGCTCTACGGCGCGGACTTCATGGTCATGGAGGACTTCTCCGTCTGGCTGATCGAGATCAACAGCCATCCGGACATGAGCTACTCGAGCAAAGTGACCACTCGCCTTTGCAGGCAGGTTTTGGAGGACACTGTGAAAG TGGTGATCGATTTCCGAGAGGACAAGAACGCGCACACGGGGGAATTCGAGCTGGCTTACAGGCAAAGGATGCCCAGTTGTCAGCCATACTTGGGCGCAGCGTTGTCTCTGCAGGGTACTCGTATCACGTCGTTCGAGAAGAAGTCGAATTGCTGCAGTCAGGAGTCGAAAGTCAGCCTCTCGTCCAAGTCACCGATG ACGTGTCTGACGAAGAAGAAGTCAACGATGCACACGCAGATCGGTCCAGTGATCGTCGATCTGATCGAGGAGTTGGAGATCCAACTGGATCAGGAGTTCTACGCCTACTACAAGGTGGACTCGCCTAAATTCAGACAAGCACTGCCAGCTACCGCGGTTCCGAAACCTTTGAAGACTACCGTACTGGTAGATAAGCAGGAGTCGACCGTGAAAAGCGCTCCCACGAGTGTCAGACCTAACGCTAAGACGAAATCGGTTGTAGCGGTTCAG AATGGAAGAATAATGGAGCAGACTAGCAGCAGCCAGAGAGCACCGTCTCGGACGCCAAGGAAGTCGAGGGCGTTCACCGGAACGacgaataacaagatcgaagggTCCCCTGCCAGGCAAACATTGATCTCGAAGATCATGGGCTTCCAGAAACAGCCGATGAAGCTGACACCGAAGAGCGACAAGCCTGCCAAAGGGAATCAAGAGAAG ATGATCAAGTCGGTGGTGCGAGACGCTATCAAAAAGTACAAAAAAAGCGCCGCCCTGGCTGCCAACCCGTCGGACGTTCCAGCATTGCCGTCTTTGCAGTCGACGAACAAGGCAAACGAAGTTGCTACAGGGAAGAACAAGAATCGTAGCGTAGTCCCGAAGAAGCATGTTCACCAGAGGAAGAACAAGGTGCTGACCGACATCACGGACATGTACGCGGTCGGCCTGAGGCTGACAAAATAA
- the LOC143211265 gene encoding tubulin glycylase 3A-like isoform X3 — protein sequence MHWYYEAGVANTLFPRCYNLCQGDQMHAFIEDFRFTACLSLLKWLVDKINAEGENAVRSPTGTVPLKALEFAIKRCSDYISAQSHEDIDQETERVWAHQWDQFISWYYQIVHGQSLFIRNSVPFQKFFLAAKHILKKMRKYCPQMDMDGVMNVWIMKPGNKSRGRGITLLNKLEDVMAKMNPSNKTDTRYVVQKYIERPLLIHSTKFDIRQWFIVTCAQPLTLWIYKESYLRFCSQKFCLTNFHESIHLCNHAIQCKYTNCGDRDPALPSDNMWDATTFKEFLKYDPLRSFEVSKFELAIHRNFDRSQGHDKAWDEMIYPGMKQGLVGSLLASQEAMDRRKNSFELYGADFMVMEDFSVWLIEINSHPDMSYSSKVTTRLCRQVLEDTVKVVIDFREDKNAHTGEFELAYRQRMPSCQPYLGAALSLQGTRITSFEKKSNCCSQESKVSLSSKSPMTCLTKKKSTMHTQIGPVIVDLIEELEIQLDQEFYAYYKVDSPKFRQALPATAVPKPLKTTVLVDKQESTVKSAPTSVRPNAKTKSVVAVQNGRIMEQTSSSQRAPSRTPRKSRAFTGTTNNKIEGSPARQTLISKIMGFQKQPMKLTPKSDKPAKGNQEKMIKSVVRDAIKKYKKSAALAANPSDVPALPSLQSTNKANEVATGKNKNRSVVPKKHVHQRKNKVLTDITDMYAVGLRLTK from the exons ATGCACTGGTATTACGAGGCCGGGGTTGCCAACACCCTATTCCCCCGCTGCTACAACCTGTGCCAGGGCGACCAGATGCACGCGTTCATCGAGGATTTCCG ATTCACGGCCTGTCTGAGCCTGCTGAAATGGCTGGTGGACAAGATCAACGCGGAAGGCGAGAACGCGGTTCGTTCGCCGACGGGCACGGTGCCATTAAAGGCCCTGGAGTTCGCGATCAAGCGGTGCAGCGATTACATCAGCGCGCAGTCCCACGAGGACATCGATCAGGAGACGGAGAGGGTGTGGGCGCATCAGTGGGACCAGTTTATCAGCTGGTACTATCAGATCGTCCACGGCCAATCGCTTTTCATACGGAACAGCGTGCCATTTCAA AAATTTTTCCTTGCGGCGAAACACATCTTGAAGAAGATGAGGAAGTACTGTCCCCAGATGGACATGGACGGCGTGATGAACGTGTGGATCATGAAGCCGGGGAACAAAAGTCGGGGCCGAGGGATCACGCTGTTGAACAAGCTGGAGGATGTTATGGCCAAGATGAACCCTTCGAACAAAACGGACACGCGCTACGTCGTGCAGAAGTACATCG AACGGCCATTGCTAATTCATAGCACGAAGTTCGACATCAGGCAGTGGTTCATCGTCACCTGCGCTCAACCCCTAACTCTTTGGATATACAA GGAGAGCTATCTGCGGTTCTGCTCGCAGAAATTCTGCCTGACGAACTTCCACGAATCGATCCACCTGTGCAATCACGCGATCCAGTGCAAGTACACGAATTGCGGCGACAGGGATCCTGCGTTGCCCTCGGACAACATGTGGGACGCGACCACCTTCAAAGAGTTCCTCAAGTATGATCCCCTTCGATCGTTCGAGGTTTCCAAATTCGAGTTAGCGATTCATCGAAACTTCGACAGGTCCCAGGGACACGACAAAGCGTGGGACGAGATGATATACCCGGGGATGAAGCAGGGTTTGGTGGGATCTCTGTTGGCCAGTCAGGAAGCAATGGATCGCCGGAAAAACAGCTTCGAGCTCTACGGCGCGGACTTCATGGTCATGGAGGACTTCTCCGTCTGGCTGATCGAGATCAACAGCCATCCGGACATGAGCTACTCGAGCAAAGTGACCACTCGCCTTTGCAGGCAGGTTTTGGAGGACACTGTGAAAG TGGTGATCGATTTCCGAGAGGACAAGAACGCGCACACGGGGGAATTCGAGCTGGCTTACAGGCAAAGGATGCCCAGTTGTCAGCCATACTTGGGCGCAGCGTTGTCTCTGCAGGGTACTCGTATCACGTCGTTCGAGAAGAAGTCGAATTGCTGCAGTCAGGAGTCGAAAGTCAGCCTCTCGTCCAAGTCACCGATG ACGTGTCTGACGAAGAAGAAGTCAACGATGCACACGCAGATCGGTCCAGTGATCGTCGATCTGATCGAGGAGTTGGAGATCCAACTGGATCAGGAGTTCTACGCCTACTACAAGGTGGACTCGCCTAAATTCAGACAAGCACTGCCAGCTACCGCGGTTCCGAAACCTTTGAAGACTACCGTACTGGTAGATAAGCAGGAGTCGACCGTGAAAAGCGCTCCCACGAGTGTCAGACCTAACGCTAAGACGAAATCGGTTGTAGCGGTTCAG AATGGAAGAATAATGGAGCAGACTAGCAGCAGCCAGAGAGCACCGTCTCGGACGCCAAGGAAGTCGAGGGCGTTCACCGGAACGacgaataacaagatcgaagggTCCCCTGCCAGGCAAACATTGATCTCGAAGATCATGGGCTTCCAGAAACAGCCGATGAAGCTGACACCGAAGAGCGACAAGCCTGCCAAAGGGAATCAAGAGAAG ATGATCAAGTCGGTGGTGCGAGACGCTATCAAAAAGTACAAAAAAAGCGCCGCCCTGGCTGCCAACCCGTCGGACGTTCCAGCATTGCCGTCTTTGCAGTCGACGAACAAGGCAAACGAAGTTGCTACAGGGAAGAACAAGAATCGTAGCGTAGTCCCGAAGAAGCATGTTCACCAGAGGAAGAACAAGGTGCTGACCGACATCACGGACATGTACGCGGTCGGCCTGAGGCTGACAAAATAA
- the LOC143211265 gene encoding tubulin glycylase 3A-like isoform X2 gives MNANDEAPSNLELASPEKAEKNETEAVEEDPVEPEPRVVNDSGDATGDKGEETVQIPTELPPTLHERFMRIKEMVKDAIAAHHTFMIYGRARVIRECLLKRGWCEKFFRKNPTADHFTVNSSPVVMLAGIGDLKDHQSERQLISRMLSNHTVDFLWNTGSEWPGWPSQDNKTTIFNRYCRAGFTSKVGLCSNVRQMHWYYEAGVANTLFPRCYNLCQGDQMHAFIEDFRFTACLSLLKWLVDKINAEGENAVRSPTGTVPLKALEFAIKRCSDYISAQSHEDIDQETERVWAHQWDQFISWYYQIVHGQSLFIRNSVPFQKFFLAAKHILKKMRKYCPQMDMDGVMNVWIMKPGNKSRGRGITLLNKLEDVMAKMNPSNKTDTRYVVQKYIERPLLIHSTKFDIRQWFIVTCAQPLTLWIYKESYLRFCSQKFCLTNFHESIHLCNHAIQCKYTNCGDRDPALPSDNMWDATTFKEFLKSQGHDKAWDEMIYPGMKQGLVGSLLASQEAMDRRKNSFELYGADFMVMEDFSVWLIEINSHPDMSYSSKVTTRLCRQVLEDTVKVVIDFREDKNAHTGEFELAYRQRMPSCQPYLGAALSLQGTRITSFEKKSNCCSQESKVSLSSKSPMTCLTKKKSTMHTQIGPVIVDLIEELEIQLDQEFYAYYKVDSPKFRQALPATAVPKPLKTTVLVDKQESTVKSAPTSVRPNAKTKSVVAVQNGRIMEQTSSSQRAPSRTPRKSRAFTGTTNNKIEGSPARQTLISKIMGFQKQPMKLTPKSDKPAKGNQEKMIKSVVRDAIKKYKKSAALAANPSDVPALPSLQSTNKANEVATGKNKNRSVVPKKHVHQRKNKVLTDITDMYAVGLRLTK, from the exons ATGAATGCGAACGATGAGGCGCCGTCGAATCTGGAGCTGGCCAGCCCGGAGAAAGCGGAGAAGAATGAAACGGAGGCCGTAGAGGAGGACCCTGTCGAGCCAGAGCCGAGGGTGGTCAACGATTCCGGCGATGCAACTGGCGATAAAGGGGAAG AGACCGTCCAGATCCCCACAGAGCTGCCGCCGACACTTCACGAGCGCTTCATGCGCATCAAGGAGATGGTTAAGGATGCCATAGCCGCTCACCACACGTTCATGATCTACGGGAGGGCTCGGGTGATCCGTGAGTGCTTGCTGAAGAGGGGCTGGTGCGAGaaattctttcgaaaaaacccCACCG CCGATCATTTCACCGTGAACTCGAGTCCCGTGGTGATGCTGGCCGGTATCGGCGACTTGAAGGACCATCAGAGCGAACGGCAGCTGATCTCGAGGATGCTCAGCAACCACACGGTCGATTTTCTGTGGAACACAGGATCGGAGTGGCCCGGTTGGCCGTCCCAGGACAACAAGACCACCATCTTTAACAGATACTGCCGGGCAGGATTCACGTCGAAG GTCGGCCTGTGCTCGAACGTCAGACAGATGCACTGGTATTACGAGGCCGGGGTTGCCAACACCCTATTCCCCCGCTGCTACAACCTGTGCCAGGGCGACCAGATGCACGCGTTCATCGAGGATTTCCG ATTCACGGCCTGTCTGAGCCTGCTGAAATGGCTGGTGGACAAGATCAACGCGGAAGGCGAGAACGCGGTTCGTTCGCCGACGGGCACGGTGCCATTAAAGGCCCTGGAGTTCGCGATCAAGCGGTGCAGCGATTACATCAGCGCGCAGTCCCACGAGGACATCGATCAGGAGACGGAGAGGGTGTGGGCGCATCAGTGGGACCAGTTTATCAGCTGGTACTATCAGATCGTCCACGGCCAATCGCTTTTCATACGGAACAGCGTGCCATTTCAA AAATTTTTCCTTGCGGCGAAACACATCTTGAAGAAGATGAGGAAGTACTGTCCCCAGATGGACATGGACGGCGTGATGAACGTGTGGATCATGAAGCCGGGGAACAAAAGTCGGGGCCGAGGGATCACGCTGTTGAACAAGCTGGAGGATGTTATGGCCAAGATGAACCCTTCGAACAAAACGGACACGCGCTACGTCGTGCAGAAGTACATCG AACGGCCATTGCTAATTCATAGCACGAAGTTCGACATCAGGCAGTGGTTCATCGTCACCTGCGCTCAACCCCTAACTCTTTGGATATACAA GGAGAGCTATCTGCGGTTCTGCTCGCAGAAATTCTGCCTGACGAACTTCCACGAATCGATCCACCTGTGCAATCACGCGATCCAGTGCAAGTACACGAATTGCGGCGACAGGGATCCTGCGTTGCCCTCGGACAACATGTGGGACGCGACCACCTTCAAAGAGTTCCTCAA GTCCCAGGGACACGACAAAGCGTGGGACGAGATGATATACCCGGGGATGAAGCAGGGTTTGGTGGGATCTCTGTTGGCCAGTCAGGAAGCAATGGATCGCCGGAAAAACAGCTTCGAGCTCTACGGCGCGGACTTCATGGTCATGGAGGACTTCTCCGTCTGGCTGATCGAGATCAACAGCCATCCGGACATGAGCTACTCGAGCAAAGTGACCACTCGCCTTTGCAGGCAGGTTTTGGAGGACACTGTGAAAG TGGTGATCGATTTCCGAGAGGACAAGAACGCGCACACGGGGGAATTCGAGCTGGCTTACAGGCAAAGGATGCCCAGTTGTCAGCCATACTTGGGCGCAGCGTTGTCTCTGCAGGGTACTCGTATCACGTCGTTCGAGAAGAAGTCGAATTGCTGCAGTCAGGAGTCGAAAGTCAGCCTCTCGTCCAAGTCACCGATG ACGTGTCTGACGAAGAAGAAGTCAACGATGCACACGCAGATCGGTCCAGTGATCGTCGATCTGATCGAGGAGTTGGAGATCCAACTGGATCAGGAGTTCTACGCCTACTACAAGGTGGACTCGCCTAAATTCAGACAAGCACTGCCAGCTACCGCGGTTCCGAAACCTTTGAAGACTACCGTACTGGTAGATAAGCAGGAGTCGACCGTGAAAAGCGCTCCCACGAGTGTCAGACCTAACGCTAAGACGAAATCGGTTGTAGCGGTTCAG AATGGAAGAATAATGGAGCAGACTAGCAGCAGCCAGAGAGCACCGTCTCGGACGCCAAGGAAGTCGAGGGCGTTCACCGGAACGacgaataacaagatcgaagggTCCCCTGCCAGGCAAACATTGATCTCGAAGATCATGGGCTTCCAGAAACAGCCGATGAAGCTGACACCGAAGAGCGACAAGCCTGCCAAAGGGAATCAAGAGAAG ATGATCAAGTCGGTGGTGCGAGACGCTATCAAAAAGTACAAAAAAAGCGCCGCCCTGGCTGCCAACCCGTCGGACGTTCCAGCATTGCCGTCTTTGCAGTCGACGAACAAGGCAAACGAAGTTGCTACAGGGAAGAACAAGAATCGTAGCGTAGTCCCGAAGAAGCATGTTCACCAGAGGAAGAACAAGGTGCTGACCGACATCACGGACATGTACGCGGTCGGCCTGAGGCTGACAAAATAA